One Blastococcus sp. Marseille-P5729 genomic window, CTGGTCGACCTCAGCTGGGTTCCAGGCGGTCACGATGTGCCGCCGGGAGCTCGGGTCGGCCTTAAGTCGCTCGACGAGCCGCTCGATCTGGTCGATGTGCCCGCCGTCCGGCGTCGGCCACGAACGCCACTGGACGCCGTACACCGGTCCCAGGTCGCCGTTCTCATCGGCCCACTCGTCCCAGATCGTCACGCCGCGCTCCTGAAGCCAGCGGACGTTCGAGTCGCCGCGCAGGAACCACAGCAGCTCTAGTGCCAGCGACTTGAAGTGCACCTTCTTGGTCGTCAGCAGCGGGAAGCCGGCCTGCAGGTCGTAACGCAGCTGATGCCCGAAGATCGACCGGGTGCCGGTGCCGGTCCGGTCGTCCTTGTGGGTACCGGTCTGCATGACGAGCCGCAGGAGGTCTTCGTACGGCGTGGGGATCGGCGGAGACATGAGGACAGGGTAGTGGTTGGGTCATGCTGCCGTGAGCAGCGCTGCTGACAGCAGAACGGCATGCGGGCAACCCCGAAGCCGGCGACCGTGGACTCATGACTGATCAGAAGACGCATCCCGGCGCCGGGCTGGACGAGGATCTCTACCGATCGCTGTTCGACCGGCGGATCCTCCTGCTCGGCGAGCCGCTTGAGGACTGGAACAGCAACCGGCTGTGCAACGGTCTCGTGCTGCTGTCGCTTGAGGACCACGACGCCGACATCCGGCTGCTCATCAACTCGCCGGGCGGGTCCGTTCCAGGAATGCTCGCGATCCGCGATTGCATGCGCGCGATTCCGAACGATGTCGTGACGATCAACGTCGGGATGGCCTACAGCGCTGGACAGTTCCTGTTGAGCGCGGGGACGAGGGGCAAGCGGTACTCCATGCCGCATGCGAAGGTGCTACTGCACCAAGGGTCGGCGGGCATCGGTGGTACGGCGATGGACATCGCGATCCAGGCCGACGACCTTAGGCGGACTCGCGACACGGTCCTCGCGCTCGTCGCTGCCGACACGGGTCAACCCGTCGAGAGGGTCGAGCGCGATTCACGGCGGGATCGGTGGTTCGATGCCGAAGCGGCCCGGGAGTATGGATTCATCGACCACGTCATCGCATCGATCGATGAGGCTATGCCGGTCCGTCGCCGACGAGGTTGGGAGCCGGGCGCATGACCAGCTACCCGATCCCGCACGTCATCGCGAGGACACCCGACGGAGAGCGATCCTTCGACATCTACAGCCGCCTGCTCTCCGACCGCATCGTCTACCTGGGGACGCCGATCGACGATGGAGTCGCGAACGCCATCATCGCCCAGCTGATCCACCTCGAATCCGAGAGCCCGGACCTGCCGATCGACCTCTACATCAACTCCCCGGGAGGCTCGATTCCCGCGATGTTGGCGATCTACGACGCGATGCAGTTCGTGCGATCCGAGATCCACACCACCTGCGTCGGGCAGGCAGTGAGCACGGCAGCGGTGCTCCTGGCCGGTGGGTCGTCCGGACGACGGTCGATCCTGCCGCACGGCCGGGTGGTCGTGCACGCTCCGGCAACCGAGGGACGCGGGACGATCCCGGACCTGATCCTCGAGGCCGACGAGGTCGAGCGGGTCCGCACGATGCTCGAAGAGATCCTCGCCGCGCACACCGGGAAGAGCAGGGAGCAGATCCGAGCCGACACGGAGCGCGACCTCACGCTACCGGCCGCAGCGGCCGTCGACTACGGCATCGTGGACGCGGTGGTCGCCACCCGCGGCGAGTAGCCATCCGGCCAGCGAGTAGCTATGCGGCCAGGCAGACCGGTCCCTGGCCAAGACGGTTCGCCGTCCTGGCGACGAGCTCGCTGGTGCGCAGGCCCAGCGCGCCGGCAATCGCAGAGAGGACCTCGGAGGACGGATCCTTGCGCCCGCGCTCGACCTCGGAGAGGTACTGCGGAGCGATTCCGGCCCGATCGGCGACGTCCACTATGCGCTCCCCGCGCGCCTGCCGCTCCTCGCGCAGCACTTCGCCGGCGGCCTCTCGCCACAACGGTTCCGGAGCGCGCTTGCCATGAGACTGCGCATCGCGGCGCTCGAATCGGACGACGTTCGTCATGGACTCAGCATAGGTGCAACGCCCAGTGTGTTCTCGCGAGACGAGTCTGTGGGTCGGTGGTTGCGGTTACTGGCGTCGTAGGCGGGCCCCCGCATCACGTTCAGCGATGACTGGCGTAGCCGGGTGGAGACGTCGCGGGGTGCTGGTTCAGGACACCACGGGCGTGCTGGTGCAGGTTGGCCAGTCCGCCAGCGTGCAGTCGAGTGGTGGAGGGGCCGGTAGCAGATGAGGCGGACGGGGACCGGGGCTGGGGCGTCGGTTGTCCACGGACCGGTGGTTGTCCACAGATGTCCCCAGATCGGTTTTCGTGTCGGCGGAAGTGTCGGTACTGGTCCGTAGCGTGTGTGTCATGGATCCCAGGCAGGACGGCGAAGCAGCGGTCACGCTCGCGGGCGATACGCGCCCGATCGAGTCGCGCCCGATCGAGTCGTTGCGGGCTGCCCTGGAGTGCCTGGGGTCGTTGGCGGGCGCGGACGCCGATGGGCGACTTGCTCAGGTGAGTGATGCCGGCCTGATCGACCTGCTGCAGGCCTACCGGCGACTGCGCTCGGTGCTCGCTGCGGGCGAGGCGCGGGTGCAGGTCGCGTTCGATGCTTCGCAGCGTGCCGCGGCGGAGCAGCGTGGGGTGCCGAGGGCCGAGCGGGGGAAGGGGATCGCCGATCAGATCGCGTTG contains:
- a CDS encoding ClpP family protease, yielding MTSYPIPHVIARTPDGERSFDIYSRLLSDRIVYLGTPIDDGVANAIIAQLIHLESESPDLPIDLYINSPGGSIPAMLAIYDAMQFVRSEIHTTCVGQAVSTAAVLLAGGSSGRRSILPHGRVVVHAPATEGRGTIPDLILEADEVERVRTMLEEILAAHTGKSREQIRADTERDLTLPAAAAVDYGIVDAVVATRGE
- a CDS encoding ClpP family protease, giving the protein MTDQKTHPGAGLDEDLYRSLFDRRILLLGEPLEDWNSNRLCNGLVLLSLEDHDADIRLLINSPGGSVPGMLAIRDCMRAIPNDVVTINVGMAYSAGQFLLSAGTRGKRYSMPHAKVLLHQGSAGIGGTAMDIAIQADDLRRTRDTVLALVAADTGQPVERVERDSRRDRWFDAEAAREYGFIDHVIASIDEAMPVRRRRGWEPGA
- a CDS encoding thymidylate synthase — translated: MSPPIPTPYEDLLRLVMQTGTHKDDRTGTGTRSIFGHQLRYDLQAGFPLLTTKKVHFKSLALELLWFLRGDSNVRWLQERGVTIWDEWADENGDLGPVYGVQWRSWPTPDGGHIDQIERLVERLKADPSSRRHIVTAWNPAEVDQMALPPCHALFQFYVADGKLSCQLYQRSADLFLGVPFNIASYALLTHMLAQQCDLEVGEFIWTGGDCHIYDNHVEQVERQLARDPRPYPTLKLRRAASIFDYEYDDLEVLGYDPHPGIKAPVAV
- a CDS encoding helix-turn-helix domain-containing protein; its protein translation is MTNVVRFERRDAQSHGKRAPEPLWREAAGEVLREERQARGERIVDVADRAGIAPQYLSEVERGRKDPSSEVLSAIAGALGLRTSELVARTANRLGQGPVCLAA